A single Candidatus Bathyarchaeota archaeon DNA region contains:
- a CDS encoding zinc metalloprotease HtpX, translated as MARLAQLKLSMTISILLVSVIFTVFLGVIMYILGLHPIWAFIATIFFLLLQYLIGPAIVRGSTHLRYLKSGENPWLESTVKELTQKSGIPMPKLAIVPDKTPNAFIFGRTAGDATLALHEGLLEKLNKDEIKAVIGHELGHIKHKDYLVMTMLSALPLLAFWIAWGTFEAGRWSSSGSRDKKEGGLKAALFIVALISYIVYVVTLLCVMGLSRKREHYADAYSAYITGQPRQLQSALAKITYGLSLSPKPTTSARTFYIGDPAMAKQECQGIIKRKDAYDLDRDGVLDERELQHAMEKETKSTWTSINTWFSTHPPTFKRILMLREIEDEMTTGRYSSGRIYANI; from the coding sequence TTGGCAAGGCTAGCACAATTGAAACTTTCCATGACTATATCCATCCTTCTCGTCAGCGTAATCTTCACCGTTTTCCTAGGAGTAATTATGTACATACTGGGGCTTCATCCAATATGGGCTTTCATCGCTACCATATTCTTCCTTCTGCTACAGTATCTCATTGGACCGGCGATCGTAAGAGGCTCCACACATCTGCGCTACTTGAAATCAGGCGAAAACCCATGGCTAGAATCAACAGTGAAGGAACTAACCCAAAAAAGCGGCATTCCCATGCCCAAACTAGCAATAGTCCCAGATAAAACACCAAACGCCTTCATTTTTGGAAGAACAGCCGGCGACGCCACTCTCGCATTGCATGAGGGGTTGCTTGAAAAACTGAATAAAGATGAAATAAAAGCAGTTATCGGTCATGAACTTGGCCACATCAAACACAAAGACTATCTAGTTATGACTATGCTTTCAGCATTACCGCTCCTTGCTTTCTGGATTGCTTGGGGAACGTTTGAGGCTGGAAGATGGAGCAGCAGCGGTTCTCGCGATAAGAAGGAAGGCGGTCTTAAAGCGGCGCTTTTCATCGTCGCCTTAATATCATACATAGTCTATGTCGTGACGCTTCTATGTGTGATGGGTCTAAGCAGAAAGCGCGAACACTATGCTGACGCCTACTCCGCCTACATAACTGGTCAGCCAAGGCAGCTGCAAAGTGCTCTGGCTAAAATTACCTATGGACTCTCGCTATCGCCAAAGCCGACAACTAGTGCAAGAACATTTTACATAGGCGATCCGGCTATGGCAAAGCAGGAATGTCAAGGTATAATTAAGCGAAAAGACGCGTACGACCTTGACCGTGACGGCGTCTTAGATGAGAGGGAACTGCAGCATGCCATGGAGAAAGAAACCAAATCAACGTGGACATCCATCAATACGTGGTTTTCAACTCATCCTCCAACCTTTAAGAGAATTCTTATGCTGCGAGAAATCGAAGATGAGATGACGACCGGACGCTATTCCAGCGGTCGCATTTATGCCAACATCTAA
- a CDS encoding MFS transporter translates to MSHNLQNRFFWTLCLIGLFAILSSTMSKNPVLKLFATSLGTPEALLGIVAAASTVPGIFVSFPAGWLSDVLGRRKLLLASGIVFASAPFLYLFVSSWWQLVLVRFYHGFATAIFVPVSNATIAELFPTKKGEKISTFSSATILGRSIAPLLGGSILFITANNYHELYIIVGAAGAISLFTALVFLKEIASTSSIRHSKVRQGKKIRVFQDWSKIAKNKGILVVGILEASQYYTFGAFEFFLVAYLQDIATMNIFLIGIILGAQLITISLTKPFMGKLSDKTGRRTPIIAGSLIASFPLIAIPLTVHFSLLLAFSIMYGLGFSLVTSSTPALISELTQKESYGAAMGFLATIMDIGQTIGPIVSGIILASTLKYIGLFGSLGIIILTTTGIFFTTKTGKT, encoded by the coding sequence ATGTCCCACAATTTGCAGAACAGGTTTTTCTGGACACTGTGCCTTATAGGGTTATTTGCGATTCTGAGTTCTACAATGTCAAAGAATCCTGTTCTGAAACTATTTGCTACAAGCTTAGGCACGCCAGAAGCATTATTGGGCATTGTCGCCGCTGCGTCCACGGTTCCTGGAATCTTTGTAAGCTTTCCTGCGGGTTGGCTTTCTGACGTGCTTGGGCGAAGAAAACTTTTGTTAGCATCTGGTATTGTCTTCGCTTCTGCCCCTTTTCTATATCTCTTCGTGTCTTCTTGGTGGCAACTTGTCCTAGTGCGTTTTTACCATGGTTTTGCAACCGCTATCTTTGTTCCAGTTTCAAACGCAACAATTGCAGAATTATTCCCAACCAAAAAAGGCGAGAAAATCTCAACGTTTTCTTCGGCAACCATTCTAGGAAGAAGCATTGCCCCTCTCCTCGGAGGTTCAATTCTATTCATCACGGCCAACAACTATCACGAGTTATATATCATTGTTGGAGCAGCTGGTGCCATTTCTCTATTTACAGCCTTAGTGTTTCTTAAAGAAATTGCTTCAACAAGCTCGATCAGACATTCAAAGGTAAGACAAGGGAAGAAAATTAGAGTTTTTCAAGATTGGAGCAAAATCGCAAAAAACAAGGGAATTCTAGTGGTAGGTATCTTGGAAGCTTCTCAATACTATACTTTCGGAGCATTTGAATTCTTTTTGGTTGCGTATCTTCAAGATATTGCAACGATGAACATTTTCCTGATAGGCATAATCTTAGGAGCACAGCTTATCACAATTTCGCTCACAAAACCTTTCATGGGCAAACTATCAGACAAAACCGGAAGAAGAACGCCAATTATTGCAGGATCGTTAATCGCTAGCTTTCCATTAATTGCTATCCCTCTCACAGTTCACTTTTCCTTGCTCTTAGCATTCTCCATAATGTATGGGTTAGGATTCTCTTTAGTAACCTCGTCAACACCAGCACTAATATCTGAATTAACTCAAAAAGAAAGCTACGGCGCAGCCATGGGATTCCTAGCCACGATAATGGATATCGGCCAAACCATCGGACCAATTGTGTCAGGAATAATACTCGCATCAACCCTGAAATATATCGGCCTATTCGGATCCCTCGGCATAATAATCCTCACCACTACAGGAATATTCTTTACAACTAAAACAGGCAAAACCTAG